The Magnolia sinica isolate HGM2019 chromosome 10, MsV1, whole genome shotgun sequence genome includes a window with the following:
- the LOC131257660 gene encoding uncharacterized protein LOC131257660 produces the protein MHPPLTLHRHPMCAEIIELFQKCHTDHPVAKFFGECTDLKIKLDHCFREEKALKRKANFEESKKLKERLQAYRKATAENSSE, from the exons ATGCATCCTCCTCTGACGCTGCATAGGCACCCGATGTGCGCTGAA ATTATTGAACTGTTCCAGAAGTGTCACACAGACCATCCTGTTGCCAAGTTCTTTGGCGAGTGTACAGATCTCAAGATAAAACTAGACCATTGTTTCCGAGAGGAA AAAGCTTTGAAGCGAAAAGCAAACTTTGAAGAGAGCAAGAAGTTGAAGGAAAGGTTACAGGCTTACAGAAAAGCAACTGCGGAGAATAGCTCAGAATAA